CTGAACCTGTGGTACCGTGGGGAGCGTCTTGTATTTGTTCGGGTTTTGCCCGGTTTCACCCGCATATCATACTGCATGAACGAAATTAAGATCAGTGGTGCTCGCGAGCACAACCTGAAAAACATCTCGCTGTCTATTCCGCGAGACCAATTGGTTGTCATTACTGGCCTTTCAGGTTCAGGTAAATCGTCATTGGCGTTCGATACCCTCTATGCCGAGGGTCAGCGCCGCTATGTTGAGTCGCTTTCTGCGTACGCTCGGCAGTTTTTGGGCATGATGGAAAAGCCAGATGTGGACTACATTGAAGGCCTTTCTCCTGCTATTTCCATTGACCAAAAATCAGCTGCCCGTAACCCACGTTCAACCGTGGGTACTGTTACCGAGATTTACGACTACATGCGTCTCATGTTTGCCCGCGTAGGGGAAGTGCATTGTCACATTTGTGGCCGCCCTGTTTCCAAGATGTCTGCCAGCCAAATGGTGGACAATGTCTTGCAGGAGTTTTCCGATGACAAAATTATGGTTCTTGCCCCTATGATTAGGGATCGCAAGGGTGAGCATAAGCAGGTCTTCTTGCAGATTCGTAAGGCTGGTTATCCACGCG
Above is a window of Verrucomicrobiia bacterium DNA encoding:
- a CDS encoding excinuclease ABC subunit UvrA, which codes for MNEIKISGAREHNLKNISLSIPRDQLVVITGLSGSGKSSLAFDTLYAEGQRRYVESLSAYARQFLGMMEKPDVDYIEGLSPAISIDQKSAARNPRSTVGTVTEIYDYMRLMFARVGEVHCHICGRPVSKMSASQMVDNVLQEFSDDKIMVLAPMIRDRKGEHKQVFLQIRKAGYPRVRVNGILMDLEEAEQTELDKQKKHTIEVVVDRLVLTTTRLGASERNIQIEQDSQRVRLLD